A region from the Enterobacteriaceae endosymbiont of Donacia clavipes genome encodes:
- a CDS encoding OmpA family protein, translated as MRKITIFFIIIIITNICNIANAESNNNYWYFGPKIGWSQYNNIKLFGKDINNKSYSHFNNISPGFFFGYQENNFLSFEMGFDWLGIIRKNIQDQNIKNFFESNGLQLSTKIKFPIYKKLSLYSRFGGFFAKTTNKQSNYDKKIDESYYSASPLFAFGGEYKINKNWSSRLEYQWIKNIGNKNIFNLGQKTNNSILSISIFYKFINTHQPRLPSIRNFINNIKNKKHNNFENKNLVYKVFFNFDDFNLHKEAKKILDKIINKNKKNNKKFLNTELLILGHSDFLGEKIYNKSLSQKRAEKVIEYLNSKKNNNFCKKVIVKGLGSLPINKNCILIKNYKLLKKCLVLDRYVEIKFLKNYKTYKFYFNNNLLYDNNFKTIYIFNNCKK; from the coding sequence ATGAGAAAAATAACTATTTTTTTTATAATCATAATTATAACTAATATTTGTAATATTGCAAATGCTGAATCTAATAATAATTATTGGTATTTTGGTCCTAAAATAGGATGGTCGCAATATAATAATATTAAATTATTTGGTAAAGATATAAATAATAAATCTTATAGTCATTTTAATAATATTAGTCCTGGATTTTTTTTTGGATATCAAGAAAATAATTTTTTAAGTTTTGAAATGGGATTTGATTGGTTAGGTATAATTAGAAAAAATATTCAAGATCAAAACATTAAAAATTTTTTTGAATCTAATGGATTACAATTAAGTACTAAAATTAAATTTCCTATATATAAAAAATTATCCTTATATAGTCGTTTTGGTGGTTTTTTTGCTAAAACAACTAATAAACAAAGTAATTATGATAAAAAAATTGATGAATCATATTATAGTGCTTCTCCATTATTTGCTTTTGGTGGAGAATATAAAATAAATAAAAATTGGTCATCTAGATTAGAATATCAATGGATAAAAAATATTGGAAATAAAAATATTTTTAATTTAGGTCAAAAAACAAATAATTCTATTCTTAGTATAAGTATATTTTATAAATTTATTAATACACATCAACCTCGTTTACCATCAATAAGAAATTTTATAAATAATATAAAAAATAAAAAACATAATAATTTTGAAAATAAAAATTTAGTATATAAAGTATTTTTTAATTTTGATGATTTTAATCTTCATAAAGAAGCAAAAAAAATATTAGATAAAATTATTAATAAAAATAAAAAAAATAATAAAAAATTTTTAAATACTGAATTATTAATATTAGGACACTCTGATTTTTTAGGAGAAAAAATTTATAATAAATCTTTATCTCAAAAAAGAGCTGAAAAAGTAATTGAATATTTAAATTCTAAAAAAAATAATAATTTTTGTAAAAAAGTTATTGTTAAAGGTTTAGGTAGTTTACCGATTAATAAAAATTGTATTTTAATAAAAAATTATAAACTTTTAAAAAAATGTTTAGTTTTAGATCGTTATGTTGAAATAAAATTTCTTAAAAATTATAAAACTTATAAATTTTATTTTAATAATAATTTATTATATGATAATAATTTTAAAACTATTTATATATTTAATAATTGTAAAAAATAA